A DNA window from Roseovarius sp. Pro17 contains the following coding sequences:
- a CDS encoding ABC transporter substrate-binding protein has translation MKKTIKTMPWTCLGAVSVLAMAAGGVQAAELGAADEPIKLAVNEWTGQHVTTHIAGEMLKAAGYKVDYVTAGYMNMYQAMSDGEIDAAVEIWSSNVSDDYAKHVESGGITELGDLGLEAKEGIAYPAHVAEICPGLPAWEALKDCAGQFATAETLPAGRLVDYPADWGTPGAERVKGFDLPFKAVPAGSEGALVTELRAATEKKSPLLITFWQPHWAMSAYDVKFVDLPVGEEACFEDPSWGSNPDATHDCDFAPTRVFKAAWSGMADKWPAAAEILTNMELSVEDQQPMMGKIDVDGQSVEETVATWMDANKDKWMPVVEAATK, from the coding sequence ATGAAAAAAACCATAAAAACAATGCCTTGGACGTGTCTTGGTGCCGTAAGCGTGCTGGCGATGGCCGCCGGTGGCGTTCAGGCCGCTGAACTGGGTGCTGCGGACGAACCGATCAAGCTGGCGGTCAATGAATGGACCGGTCAGCACGTCACCACACATATTGCGGGCGAAATGCTCAAGGCGGCGGGCTACAAGGTGGACTATGTCACGGCCGGTTACATGAACATGTATCAGGCAATGTCCGATGGTGAAATTGATGCCGCGGTGGAAATCTGGTCGTCCAACGTGTCCGACGATTACGCCAAGCATGTTGAATCCGGCGGTATCACCGAGTTGGGCGATCTGGGCCTCGAGGCCAAGGAGGGCATTGCATACCCCGCGCATGTCGCCGAAATCTGCCCCGGCCTGCCTGCCTGGGAGGCGCTCAAGGACTGCGCCGGTCAGTTCGCCACAGCCGAGACGCTGCCGGCTGGCCGCCTCGTTGATTATCCGGCGGATTGGGGCACACCGGGCGCGGAGCGCGTCAAAGGCTTTGACTTGCCGTTCAAGGCAGTTCCGGCTGGCTCCGAAGGGGCGCTGGTCACTGAATTGCGCGCCGCGACTGAAAAGAAATCGCCGCTGCTGATCACCTTCTGGCAGCCGCATTGGGCAATGTCGGCCTATGACGTCAAATTTGTCGATCTGCCCGTGGGCGAAGAGGCATGCTTTGAGGACCCCAGCTGGGGTTCGAACCCCGATGCGACGCATGACTGCGATTTCGCGCCCACCCGAGTCTTTAAGGCCGCTTGGTCGGGTATGGCCGACAAATGGCCCGCCGCCGCCGAGATCCTGACGAACATGGAACTGAGCGTCGAGGACCAGCAGCCGATGATGGGCAAGATCGACGTCGATGGCCAGTCGGTCGAGGAGACCGTCGCCACGTGGATGGACGCCAATAAGGACAAGTGGATGCCCGTCGTTGAGGCCGCCACCAAGTAA
- a CDS encoding betaine/proline/choline family ABC transporter ATP-binding protein, which translates to MTEPSDADHPAIRCHNVWQVFGAEPKARLAAALEQSGGDASGAADILRGEGLVPAVQNASFDVQRGELFVIMGLSGSGKSTIIRCIARLIEATAGEIEIDGEDILNAPKTRMTQLRRRKLGMVFQHFGLFPHMTTLQNVAFPLKMQGAKRAERLARAREVIELVGLKGREASYPRELSGGQRQRVGIARSLAVNPDVWFLDEPFSALDPLIRRQLQDEFIDIQRRLKKSIVFITHDITEALKIADRIAIMRDGQIVQIGTPTDIVLNPVDDYVREFAKDVAKGRHARLASVLNPADGDEVKTADDPGLREDMTLEEALLACMSLYEPVPVWGRDGKIVGTVDPADLANALQVEAT; encoded by the coding sequence ATGACAGAACCGTCCGACGCGGACCATCCTGCGATCCGCTGCCACAACGTGTGGCAGGTCTTTGGCGCCGAGCCGAAGGCAAGACTGGCCGCCGCGTTGGAGCAGTCGGGCGGCGACGCGTCGGGGGCTGCGGATATATTGCGCGGCGAGGGTCTGGTGCCTGCGGTTCAGAATGCCAGCTTTGATGTGCAGCGCGGCGAGTTGTTCGTCATCATGGGCCTTTCGGGGTCGGGCAAGTCCACTATCATCCGCTGCATCGCCCGCCTGATCGAGGCGACGGCGGGCGAGATCGAAATTGACGGCGAGGATATCCTGAACGCGCCGAAAACGCGCATGACCCAGCTGCGTCGCCGCAAGCTGGGCATGGTGTTCCAGCATTTCGGCCTGTTTCCGCACATGACCACACTGCAAAACGTCGCCTTTCCGCTGAAAATGCAGGGTGCCAAGCGCGCTGAGCGGCTGGCGCGGGCGCGCGAGGTGATCGAGTTGGTCGGCCTCAAGGGTCGCGAGGCATCCTATCCGCGCGAGCTGTCTGGTGGCCAGCGCCAGCGCGTCGGTATCGCCCGCAGCCTCGCCGTGAACCCCGACGTGTGGTTTCTGGACGAACCTTTCAGCGCGCTTGACCCGCTGATCCGCCGCCAGCTTCAGGATGAATTCATCGACATCCAGAGGCGGCTCAAGAAATCCATCGTTTTCATCACCCACGACATCACCGAGGCCCTGAAAATTGCGGACCGCATTGCGATCATGCGTGATGGCCAGATCGTGCAGATCGGCACGCCTACAGATATCGTGCTGAACCCGGTCGACGACTACGTGCGCGAATTCGCCAAGGACGTCGCCAAAGGCCGCCATGCGCGTCTGGCGTCGGTCCTGAACCCGGCAGACGGGGATGAGGTCAAGACAGCCGACGATCCCGGTCTGCGCGAGGACATGACGCTGGAAGAGGCGCTGTTGGCCTGCATGTCGCTCTATGAGCCTGTGCCGGTCTGGGGCAGGGACGGCAAGATCGTCGGAACCGTTGATCCTGCCGATCTGGCCAATGCATTGCAGGTCGAGGCCACATGA
- a CDS encoding ABC transporter permease, with protein MSASDLPGSDQRLLTPGAIAALVALAVGALCMVLAPYMPWLVKFPAEWALPASRWIDVVLTWFLNLIKPAARAFSHALAYPMDWAQALLLGTPWPLLIALVTALGWHVGGWKLATLSIVGLGFVVASGYWVESMNTLSLVAVSVPLALLLGGATGILANEVPRVKSAVQTVMDVMQTVPTFAYLTPLLLLFGFGPVVGLIASAIYAAPPMARNVILGLERIETDIKEAAIMSGGSRMQQLFLVEIPSATTQIMVGVNQCLMAALSMVIIAAVIGGFDDIGWEVLLTMRKAQFGAALLAGLVIVAFAIVIDRISSRMAHERERHDGRVTLGIIAVGGALAVLAWLYLPAAGRLTLLVPVADWVDGALSAFVRANGSALDAIKNGAMFYGLLPLRIGLDGAVLPFTWGFQWTGGMSAAFLAVAALLGAGLAATGRLAAGLMLVIAAGVIETGIAELPWPFVLVGAGAIGWVAGGRKLALFSVLMLTAVLLSGLWGKALWSLYLSGAAVLTCAVLGGAIGLVCALSPLAWRIVQPICDMLQTIPLFVFLIPVLMFFQIGEFSAFLAIILYAIVPMIRYTRHGLVTTPPELIEAAVSSGATTWQTMREVRAPYAAPTILLGLNQTILYAFAMLVIAALIGTTGLGQSIFLALGQADVGLGITAGACMAILALVADRLVQGFAAERRRVLGL; from the coding sequence ATGAGCGCTTCCGATCTGCCCGGCTCTGATCAGCGCCTCCTGACGCCCGGTGCCATCGCCGCGCTGGTGGCGCTGGCCGTCGGGGCGCTTTGCATGGTGCTGGCGCCCTACATGCCGTGGCTGGTGAAGTTTCCGGCGGAATGGGCGTTGCCTGCCTCGCGCTGGATCGACGTCGTCCTGACGTGGTTCCTGAACCTCATCAAGCCCGCCGCGCGCGCCTTTTCCCATGCGCTGGCCTATCCGATGGACTGGGCGCAGGCGCTGCTGCTGGGTACGCCATGGCCGTTGCTGATCGCGTTGGTCACGGCGCTTGGCTGGCATGTTGGCGGTTGGAAACTTGCGACGCTCAGCATCGTGGGCCTCGGCTTTGTCGTTGCCTCGGGCTATTGGGTCGAGAGCATGAATACCCTCAGCCTCGTCGCTGTGTCAGTGCCGCTGGCGCTGCTGCTGGGAGGGGCGACGGGTATCCTCGCCAATGAGGTGCCGCGCGTGAAATCCGCTGTGCAAACCGTCATGGACGTCATGCAAACGGTCCCGACTTTCGCCTATCTCACGCCGCTTCTGCTGCTGTTCGGTTTTGGCCCCGTCGTGGGCCTGATCGCGTCGGCAATCTATGCCGCCCCGCCCATGGCGCGCAACGTCATCCTCGGATTGGAGCGGATCGAGACCGACATCAAGGAGGCCGCGATCATGTCCGGCGGCAGCCGCATGCAGCAGTTGTTTCTGGTCGAGATCCCGTCGGCGACCACCCAGATTATGGTTGGGGTCAATCAGTGCCTCATGGCCGCGCTCAGCATGGTGATCATCGCCGCCGTGATCGGCGGATTTGACGATATCGGCTGGGAAGTGCTGCTGACCATGCGCAAGGCGCAGTTCGGCGCGGCACTGCTCGCAGGGCTCGTGATCGTCGCCTTTGCCATCGTGATCGACCGTATCAGCAGTCGCATGGCGCATGAGCGCGAGCGCCATGATGGGCGTGTGACGCTGGGGATTATCGCAGTGGGCGGGGCACTGGCCGTTCTGGCGTGGCTCTATCTGCCGGCGGCGGGCCGGCTGACGCTGCTGGTGCCGGTGGCCGATTGGGTTGATGGCGCGCTGTCGGCATTTGTGCGCGCCAATGGCAGCGCGCTGGACGCGATCAAGAACGGTGCGATGTTCTACGGCCTGCTGCCGCTCAGGATCGGCCTCGACGGGGCGGTTCTGCCGTTCACCTGGGGATTTCAGTGGACCGGCGGCATGAGCGCCGCGTTCCTTGCCGTCGCCGCGCTCCTCGGCGCAGGGCTGGCGGCAACGGGCCGTTTGGCAGCGGGTCTGATGCTGGTGATCGCGGCTGGCGTGATCGAAACCGGCATCGCCGAATTACCATGGCCTTTTGTGCTGGTCGGCGCGGGCGCCATCGGCTGGGTTGCGGGCGGGCGCAAACTGGCGCTTTTTTCGGTGTTGATGCTGACTGCAGTGCTGCTGTCGGGCCTCTGGGGCAAGGCGCTGTGGTCGCTGTACCTATCTGGCGCTGCTGTTCTGACCTGTGCGGTCCTAGGCGGTGCGATCGGCCTCGTTTGCGCGCTCAGCCCGCTGGCGTGGCGCATCGTGCAGCCGATCTGCGACATGCTGCAGACCATCCCGCTGTTTGTGTTCCTAATCCCGGTGCTGATGTTCTTTCAGATTGGCGAATTCTCGGCCTTTCTCGCAATCATTCTCTACGCCATCGTGCCGATGATCCGCTACACGCGCCACGGCCTCGTCACCACGCCGCCCGAGTTGATCGAGGCGGCCGTGTCATCCGGCGCGACCACATGGCAGACCATGCGCGAAGTGCGTGCGCCCTATGCCGCGCCGACGATTCTTTTGGGGCTGAACCAGACGATCCTATATGCTTTCGCGATGCTGGTGATTGCGGCGCTGATTGGCACTACTGGGCTGGGTCAGTCTATTTTCCTCGCGCTGGGGCAGGCCGATGTGGGCCTTGGCATCACTGCGGGGGCGTGCATGGCGATCCTTGCGCTAGTGGCGGATCGCCTCGTGCAGGGTTTTGCTGCAGAGAGACGGCGGGTGTTGGGGCTTTAG
- a CDS encoding RNA polymerase sigma factor, which translates to MNHPLPQITQSPPATACVTHNIVELHPDLMRLARRLAGSEAEAQDLAQETLLRLWRRRYDVEGVDDLRAYARAALRNLFRQGLRRAPMMQLDEADGPSIEPEVFASLALSDLQGAIARLPADQGALIALVMAGETSPAALAGQTGCAKNTVMSRLARARAQLRRDMDLAPGAPVSSLF; encoded by the coding sequence ATGAATCATCCGCTGCCCCAAATCACCCAGTCGCCACCTGCTACTGCCTGTGTCACCCATAATATCGTCGAGCTACACCCTGACCTCATGCGTCTGGCGCGCCGCCTCGCCGGAAGTGAGGCCGAGGCGCAGGATCTGGCGCAAGAGACGCTACTGCGGCTTTGGCGGCGCAGGTACGACGTGGAGGGTGTCGACGATCTGCGCGCCTATGCACGCGCCGCCTTGCGCAATTTATTCCGTCAGGGATTGCGTCGCGCGCCGATGATGCAACTGGACGAGGCCGACGGCCCCAGTATCGAGCCGGAAGTCTTTGCCAGCCTCGCGCTCAGCGATCTGCAAGGCGCTATCGCCCGCCTGCCCGCCGACCAAGGTGCGCTGATTGCGCTGGTCATGGCTGGCGAAACCAGCCCAGCGGCGCTGGCAGGCCAGACCGGTTGCGCCAAAAACACGGTGATGTCGCGCCTTGCCCGTGCCCGCGCGCAACTGCGCCGCGACATGGACCTTGCCCCCGGCGCGCCGGTCTCCAGCCTATTCTAA
- a CDS encoding EF-hand domain-containing protein, with product MTKFIVLALGMGALATSAFADISALDANGDGMLTVDEVQAAYPEVTADQFSQIDVNGDGAIDDAEMGEAQANGLMPAASADEG from the coding sequence ATGACTAAATTCATCGTACTCGCACTCGGCATGGGCGCACTGGCAACCAGCGCGTTCGCAGACATCAGCGCCCTTGACGCCAACGGAGATGGCATGCTGACCGTGGACGAGGTTCAGGCAGCCTATCCCGAAGTCACTGCTGACCAGTTCAGCCAGATCGACGTGAACGGCGACGGCGCAATCGACGACGCCGAGATGGGGGAAGCACAGGCCAATGGCCTGATGCCCGCAGCCTCCGCCGACGAAGGCTAA
- a CDS encoding ornithine cyclodeaminase: MSNLSPSHKAYVPFVSVDNMMKLIHHIGIEPMLTGLADYIEEDFKRWELFDKTPRVASHSEEGVIELMPTSDGEVYGFKYVNGHPSNTKQGLQTVTAFGLLANVGNGYPVLLSEMTILTALRTAATSALVAKYLAPKGADTMAMIGNGAQSEFQSLAMKAIVGIKTVRLYDIDKAATAKAAKNLAGLGLNVIECDSAEASMEGAQIITTCTADKQYATILTDNMVGAGVHINAIGGDCPGKTELAPAILERSDVFVEFPPQTRIEGEIQQMAEDFPVTELWQVMTGTAKGRTSDAQITLFDSVGFATEDFSALRYVRAKIEGTDFHQDLDMLADPDDPRDLFGMVRRAAPK; encoded by the coding sequence ATGAGCAACCTGTCCCCGTCCCACAAGGCCTATGTGCCCTTCGTCAGCGTCGATAATATGATGAAGCTGATCCACCATATCGGCATTGAGCCGATGCTGACCGGCCTCGCCGACTACATCGAAGAGGACTTCAAGCGCTGGGAGTTGTTCGACAAGACGCCCCGCGTCGCCAGCCACTCCGAAGAGGGCGTGATTGAGCTGATGCCCACCTCGGATGGCGAGGTTTATGGGTTTAAATACGTGAACGGCCACCCCAGCAACACCAAGCAAGGCCTTCAGACGGTCACTGCCTTTGGCCTCTTGGCGAATGTCGGCAACGGCTATCCCGTGCTGTTGAGCGAAATGACGATCCTGACCGCGCTCAGGACCGCTGCCACATCGGCGCTGGTCGCGAAATACCTCGCCCCCAAGGGCGCGGACACGATGGCGATGATCGGCAACGGCGCGCAATCGGAATTCCAGAGCCTCGCGATGAAGGCCATTGTCGGCATCAAGACTGTGCGCCTTTACGATATCGACAAGGCAGCGACCGCAAAGGCCGCGAAAAACCTCGCCGGGCTGGGCCTGAACGTAATCGAGTGCGATTCAGCCGAGGCCAGCATGGAAGGTGCGCAGATCATCACGACCTGCACGGCCGACAAGCAATATGCGACGATCCTGACCGACAACATGGTCGGCGCGGGCGTGCATATCAACGCCATCGGCGGCGACTGCCCCGGCAAGACGGAATTGGCCCCGGCCATATTGGAGCGCTCGGACGTCTTTGTCGAATTCCCGCCCCAGACCCGCATTGAGGGCGAAATTCAGCAGATGGCCGAGGATTTTCCCGTGACCGAACTGTGGCAAGTGATGACCGGCACAGCCAAAGGCCGCACAAGCGATGCGCAAATCACGCTTTTTGACTCGGTCGGCTTTGCCACCGAGGATTTCAGCGCGCTGCGGTATGTGCGTGCCAAGATCGAGGGCACGGATTTTCACCAGGACCTGGACATGCTGGCCGATCCCGACGATCCGCGCGACCTGTTTGGCATGGTACGGCGGGCTGCGCCCAAGTAA
- the ctlX gene encoding citrulline utilization hydrolase CtlX, producing the protein MTVQAPSSVVMIRPNRFHPNPETATDNRFQSTPDLTVDEVAANACAEFDGAVARLQDEGVGVHVFQDERDDTPDAVFPNNWFSTHPGGHVAIYPMFVPSRRRERRSDVIEMLKAEYRVQAVTDYSGLEPDGMALEGTGAMVIDHIGRIAYVARSHRADPILLERFCTNFGYEPMVFAAVDESGAPVYHTNVIMTIGTHFAMVSLDMIENAPRRLEIAERLAEPGRDVIDLTHHQIAEFAGNAIELSTPAGLMTAMSSRALAALDKRQIALIERSTRIVPLDIPTIESAGGSVRCMIAGLHLAKRNTNIEKSL; encoded by the coding sequence ATGACGGTTCAAGCCCCCTCCAGCGTGGTGATGATCCGCCCGAACAGGTTCCATCCGAACCCCGAGACGGCGACCGACAACCGGTTCCAATCAACCCCGGACCTGACCGTCGATGAGGTCGCCGCAAACGCCTGCGCCGAGTTCGATGGCGCGGTCGCCCGCCTGCAGGACGAGGGCGTCGGGGTGCACGTCTTTCAGGACGAGCGGGATGACACCCCCGACGCCGTATTCCCGAACAACTGGTTTTCGACCCATCCGGGCGGGCATGTCGCAATCTACCCGATGTTCGTGCCCAGCCGCCGCCGCGAAAGGCGCAGCGATGTGATCGAGATGTTGAAGGCCGAATACCGCGTGCAGGCCGTCACCGACTATTCGGGGCTGGAACCGGACGGAATGGCGCTGGAGGGCACCGGCGCGATGGTCATCGACCATATCGGGCGCATCGCCTATGTCGCGCGCTCGCACCGCGCCGATCCGATCCTGCTGGAGCGGTTTTGCACCAACTTCGGCTATGAGCCGATGGTGTTCGCCGCCGTCGACGAAAGTGGCGCGCCCGTCTATCATACCAACGTCATCATGACGATTGGCACGCATTTTGCTATGGTCAGCCTCGACATGATAGAAAACGCCCCCCGCCGTCTGGAAATCGCCGAACGTCTGGCCGAGCCGGGCCGTGACGTGATCGACCTGACGCATCACCAGATCGCCGAATTCGCTGGCAACGCCATTGAACTCAGCACACCTGCCGGCCTGATGACCGCCATGTCATCGCGCGCACTGGCCGCGCTGGACAAGCGTCAGATCGCCCTGATTGAGCGGTCCACCCGCATCGTTCCCCTCGACATTCCCACGATCGAGAGCGCCGGAGGATCGGTGCGCTGCATGATCGCCGGTCTGCACCTCGCCAAACGCAACACAAACATCGAAAAGAGCCTGTGA
- the rocF gene encoding arginase, which produces MTAKTCILIGAPMDSGKRRQGCLMGPDAYRVAGIGPALADLGHDVVDIGNIAPDAAEAHPDLPDHLHEPAEMIGWTAALARAAEEALPRGLPIFLGGDHGLALGSVLGAANHAARQDRPLFVLWLDAHTDYHTPQSTESGNLHGAPLGYVTGRAGFHGFPKVAHPIPHENICLLGLRSVDPEEREAMQLTNVRYHDMRSIDETGIARPLTEFLADVQNANGMLHVSLDVDFLDPSFAPAVGTTVPGGATMREGHLAMEIICDSGLMTSLDLVELNPFLDDRGRTAQVMVDLAASALGRRVFDRPTQAFS; this is translated from the coding sequence ATGACCGCCAAAACCTGCATCCTGATCGGCGCACCAATGGACAGTGGCAAACGCCGCCAAGGCTGCCTCATGGGCCCCGACGCGTATCGTGTGGCCGGAATCGGCCCGGCGCTCGCCGATCTGGGCCATGATGTGGTCGATATCGGCAATATCGCGCCCGACGCGGCCGAGGCGCATCCGGACCTGCCCGACCATCTGCACGAGCCGGCCGAGATGATCGGCTGGACCGCCGCCCTCGCCCGCGCCGCCGAAGAGGCACTGCCGCGCGGCCTCCCGATCTTCCTCGGTGGCGATCATGGTCTGGCGCTGGGATCAGTGCTGGGTGCCGCGAACCATGCGGCGCGGCAGGATCGCCCTCTGTTTGTTCTGTGGCTGGACGCGCATACCGACTACCACACTCCGCAGAGCACCGAGTCGGGCAATCTGCACGGCGCACCCTTGGGCTATGTGACAGGGCGCGCGGGTTTTCACGGTTTTCCCAAGGTCGCGCATCCGATTCCGCATGAAAATATCTGCCTGCTGGGCCTGCGATCCGTCGACCCAGAAGAGCGCGAGGCGATGCAATTGACCAACGTGCGCTATCACGACATGCGCAGCATCGACGAGACGGGCATCGCCCGCCCCCTCACCGAATTCCTCGCGGATGTGCAAAATGCGAACGGGATGCTGCATGTCTCACTTGATGTCGATTTCCTCGACCCCAGCTTTGCGCCTGCCGTCGGCACCACCGTTCCCGGCGGGGCGACGATGCGAGAGGGGCATTTGGCGATGGAAATAATCTGCGACTCGGGCCTCATGACCTCGCTGGATCTGGTCGAGTTGAACCCGTTTCTGGATGACCGGGGGCGCACCGCGCAGGTGATGGTGGATCTGGCGGCCTCGGCCCTTGGACGACGCGTATTCGACCGCCCGACGCAGGCCTTTTCATGA
- a CDS encoding Lrp/AsnC family transcriptional regulator: MDNIDQSLISTLRHNARASLSDLAASLGVSRTTVRSRIERLQRSGEIVGFSVVLKGDAARDPVRGLMMLGIEGRGTDRILRQLNGLSAVRASHTTNGRWDIIVEIGAPTLEELDRVLAQVRRMDGIVSSETSLLLSTRKSAG; encoded by the coding sequence ATGGACAATATTGACCAATCCCTGATATCAACGCTGCGCCATAACGCGCGCGCGTCGCTTTCTGACCTTGCGGCCAGCTTGGGCGTGTCGCGCACCACGGTGCGCTCGCGCATTGAGCGTTTGCAGCGCAGCGGCGAGATCGTCGGCTTTTCGGTCGTGCTGAAGGGCGACGCGGCGCGCGATCCGGTGCGTGGGTTGATGATGCTGGGCATTGAGGGGCGTGGCACTGATCGAATCCTGCGCCAGCTGAATGGGCTGAGTGCGGTGCGCGCCAGCCATACGACCAACGGGCGCTGGGATATCATCGTGGAAATCGGCGCGCCAACGCTGGAAGAGCTGGACCGCGTTTTGGCGCAGGTCAGGCGCATGGACGGGATCGTGAGCAGCGAAACGAGCCTGCTGTTGAGTACGCGTAAGTCAGCGGGGTAA
- a CDS encoding aromatic ring-hydroxylating dioxygenase subunit alpha: MRNLDPVNYTSPDIHAEDVQRIFSATWQLIGPASQLAERGDYIATEIAGQKAFALRTRDGIKAYRNVCRHRGARLLPEGSGRCNTIRCPYHQWVWGEDGSLLNVPFWGDDADFDKSEWALDRVEWHIWRGLLFVAIAPEQSFEAQLGHIAAELEGEPIENFQWVHQERLIFDANWKIYTDNFVEGYHIPGIHPEFHRSIEFEAFETVALDGMVRMTAPPREGLFYRGKWMWMWPNWTLSLFNGGMNTSRINPIDHQRTELIYNFYFADTSEATANARAQTIEDNMQVVREDFEVCIETQKNYASGGYRAGPLSPRHEQGVAYFQERLRAARV; this comes from the coding sequence ATGCGCAATCTCGATCCCGTTAACTACACGTCGCCCGACATTCACGCCGAGGATGTGCAGCGGATCTTCAGCGCGACTTGGCAGTTGATCGGCCCTGCATCGCAGCTGGCCGAGCGGGGCGATTACATCGCGACCGAAATCGCAGGCCAGAAAGCCTTCGCCCTGCGCACGCGCGACGGCATCAAGGCCTACCGCAACGTCTGTCGCCACCGCGGCGCACGCCTGCTGCCCGAAGGGTCCGGGCGCTGCAACACCATCCGATGCCCCTATCACCAATGGGTCTGGGGCGAGGACGGATCGTTGCTGAACGTGCCGTTCTGGGGTGACGACGCTGATTTCGACAAAAGCGAATGGGCGCTGGACCGGGTTGAGTGGCATATCTGGCGCGGCCTTCTGTTTGTCGCCATCGCGCCCGAGCAATCCTTTGAGGCGCAGCTGGGCCATATCGCCGCCGAACTGGAGGGTGAGCCCATTGAAAACTTTCAGTGGGTTCACCAAGAACGCCTGATCTTTGATGCCAACTGGAAAATCTACACCGACAATTTCGTCGAGGGCTATCATATCCCCGGCATCCACCCCGAATTTCACCGCTCGATCGAGTTCGAGGCGTTCGAGACAGTGGCGCTGGACGGCATGGTGCGCATGACCGCGCCGCCGCGTGAGGGGCTGTTTTACCGTGGTAAATGGATGTGGATGTGGCCCAACTGGACGCTGTCGCTGTTCAACGGCGGTATGAACACGTCGCGCATCAATCCTATCGACCACCAGCGCACTGAATTGATCTATAACTTCTATTTCGCCGATACATCCGAAGCGACGGCAAACGCGCGTGCGCAGACCATCGAGGACAACATGCAGGTCGTGCGCGAAGATTTCGAGGTGTGCATTGAGACGCAGAAAAACTACGCGAGTGGTGGCTACCGTGCCGGGCCCCTCTCGCCCCGGCACGAACAGGGGGTGGCCTATTTTCAGGAGAGGCTGCGCGCGGCGCGCGTTTGA
- a CDS encoding disulfide bond formation protein B: protein MSRNAYIALAALGSVALLAGAYAFQHIGGLAPCQLCLWQRWPHVAAALIGLFALALGRWSHGRFMPWLGMLAALTSAGIAAYHTGVERGWWQGPTSCTGSSLTTGSGADLLSLDGPLGVVMCDQVAWQMAGLSMASWNMLASLGLAVLWGMAARR, encoded by the coding sequence ATGAGCCGCAACGCATATATCGCCCTCGCCGCCCTCGGGTCGGTTGCGCTTCTGGCAGGCGCCTACGCGTTCCAGCATATCGGCGGGCTGGCCCCGTGCCAGTTGTGCCTGTGGCAACGCTGGCCGCATGTCGCTGCCGCGCTGATTGGCCTGTTCGCCCTGGCGCTTGGGCGTTGGTCGCATGGTCGCTTTATGCCGTGGCTGGGAATGCTGGCAGCGCTGACCAGCGCGGGCATCGCCGCCTACCATACCGGGGTCGAGCGTGGCTGGTGGCAGGGGCCGACATCCTGCACCGGCAGCAGCCTTACCACAGGGTCAGGCGCAGACCTGCTCAGCTTGGATGGCCCCTTGGGTGTGGTCATGTGCGATCAGGTCGCGTGGCAAATGGCCGGCCTGTCGATGGCCAGCTGGAACATGCTGGCCTCGCTGGGGCTGGCGGTGTTGTGGGGTATGGCAGCACGGCGCTGA